The region GCAGTACTCGACGGTGAGTGCACACATGCCATTTGAGTTTTTCTGTGGCTCTTAAGAGAACACTGAATACACTTAAGTGGTAAGTAACTTGGCATATTTGACTGTCTATAAGGTCATGCAAAGTATAGAAAAAATTTATAAATCACAAAGCATGGAATCCTTCAATATGAAAATGTAACTTAATGCGGAGCCAACGGCGTTCAACTTGCTGTTTTACCTGCAAATCAATAATtgttcaattttttttatttccttttttctttaccattttatttcaaatgtcacTCAGCAGAGAGCATTAGTGGCCGTGATAAGAagtgcacatacacagacataaaatatataaaatataaataaataaataaataaaaacacctcTTGAGCTTCAACAGTTTCATAAGATGGATTTTATGATCATCTTGGCCTTAAGATGCTTTTGGGTCCTGGTTGCTATATTGCGCGCAGACCCCCACATATAGGTCtatgtgtgtctttttatttactttctgCTCTCAGTAGTGGTGGATGACACTTAAAGACCCCATGTGATGGCTAATAACAGGGGTTCCTGCCCCCTCTTATCCTCCCTCTTCCCCTGCAGATAATGAGCCTTCTCACACTGTGTTTCATCCCCTGTGGAATGAGAGCAATGTAAGACCAGTGAGAGGAGCTCATCTCAAGGCCCAGTCAACCCCCCAcaacccccttttttttttttttaagccagCTGGAGCCACCAACACACCCTGAAAgcaaagacaggaagaagaatGGGAGTCCTGGAGAGGGAATTCGCCCACAGAGGTCAGTGAGGTATTTACCAATAAGATGGTGAAATTCTCCAGCACGCTGTTCATCATATATTTCTCTGGCAGATGTTTTAGCTTATGGATGAAGTTGATCATGTATTCACACATGGGAGACCGGCTTATCCGGTAGACGAAGCGTCCGTTCTCAAACCGTGCGTATTCCGTCTgaggacaaaagagaaaataagtaAATTAATAAAAGTGGTATGGGACAAGAGGCAATACATAATAATAACTTACAAATACATATGTACTGTATAGTGTAGTTATTCACAGCTTTTGGCCGTTCTGATCCATAGGAAAGACTTGTGGTCATACCTCAACTTTCTCGACCACCTGCTTGCCAAAGGAGCAGACCTTTGTTGAACACGTGATGGTCATGTTCTCTGAGCTCTCATACTGACTAGTGACTCCATAGAAAGATCCAGTATCATCTTGAATGTTGCAGTTCAAGTCGGCCTGTGAgccagagaaaaacaagagcatTCAGTGGCAATTGATGTTTTGATTTAGGGTTTGATTTACAGGAAAAAACTAAACGCACAACTGGGGTAAAAAGAGGTGAATGCAGTGTAttaaacaacagaaatgtaatACTTGTTGGACTACTTGTCATAACAATGGCACGTGTCAaagattcttcttcttctctcgtTTCCTGTAGGAAACATACGCTTGAGCTCTGTCTGTAAACAGACAGGTGCGCAAGAAAATAAGTGTTGAAGCAACACTTAAACTAAAGTGCTCGTCAGGTGGTTCATATAAGCAACAATATGTGTATATGCATTCCTAGAAAGGATTACCACCAAGTACAAAGCAATCAATAATCCTAAGGATCACAAAGAACACCTGGAAAATAGTTTTACGGCCCATTCATGTGAATTATCTATAACATACCCAAAGAAACCATTTAGTTAATCTGTGGGCAACGTCAATTAACCCCAAAACAAGAACATAATTTGATGAGTATCCTTAACATTAAACatccataaaaacacaaaataaagtttttttgctttattttaccCACAACAGTGCAAAGAATTCCCACAAAACACAGTCAGCTCAAAAGAATcacttatatttatttttcttaaaagcTGAAAACTAAACTtttcagtgctctctggtggacaaaccgTCATGGAGACGAATGCTCTTTCTAGTTATTGGTCTCTACCAAGAaatatctgtctgctgtttggtgctgaatatttaatgtacaCTGAGAgcgaaccaaaacagtaaagttgggGTCGGACAGCGAACCAAAGCTGAAACTGAACAACAAGCTCTGGAAAGcagaggggagctgcagattcaggtgataattccCTGTAGTTTTATCACTGCGATCGGCTGCTTTCACAGTGTcgcattgttttcacattgtcatttaatAACTCATACATGGTACTTTTTGacctgattaaataaaggttatattTGATGCGCTGTTACTAAAGTACTGATTATAGGCATTTTAAGTGGAATTTGCTCTTGCTCTTGTTCAAACTATAGATTGTGCTTCTGCATTTTTTGTATGTCTGCAGTAAGAAAACGATTTCAAGAGATTAATGCTGAAATCGGACGTTCAAAGCTTCTTTTATGAGCCAGAGTACAGTGCAGACGAAGAGGTCACCACGCTGAGAATCACTAACAACCTGCTGATGAGGATAGCAGCACAGTGCATCCTGGTTGTTGTAGGCCTGCTACCTTTTGAGCAAAAGGAGATACCATGGCCTCATTTCTCTGATTTCACTGGTCATGTGGCACCAGTTTTACAAGTATTTGCACCTTTTACTGAACAGACATACAAATTTTTCACTGCTGCATAGATGGTCTTTTCTTAAACTGGGCTAAGAATTTCTTTGTCAAGTTTTAAACATGTACATCACATGTACAACGCACATCAGATTAGATCTCAGCCCTAATAAGCATATTAATGCGACCATACTGGAAACCAGATTCTAAAGAGGATTAAATGAAGTTACGTTAAAAGACTGATTTACAAGGTTGAGCGGGTCTGCGTCTGGAGGACAGCCTTTCTATGCCCTGAACATTCTGTTCATTATGGATACAAAAAGAGGAGACATCCTCCTACAACATTCTCCTCCTTCATTAAGCAAAGCAGTTATACATTCATTATTGTGCAGATTCTGTCTTTCATTTGAAATTTAGATTGGCCGGTCACTTCAAAAGGAATTTGAGGGGACTTGGTCCAAGTGCATACGGCCCTACTTTGTTGGCTGCCGCTAGTTAGCATTTTGCATCAGGGAGGAAATACATGCAATGTTTAAACAGCCATTAGGAGTGCAACCAGGTCACTCCATTGTTTGGAGATATTACACTGAATTAGTGAGTGCTTTGATCAAAAGCTCTCCTGCTATGCAAGTCCAAATACAGAAGAGTGCATTCTGCAAACATTAAGAGAGCAATCTTCTCTGTGTAGACTGATTACAGCCAATCACTGAAGATGAACCTGAACAGACTGTAACAAAACAGGATTCTGCcataaaacatttcacaacTTGCACAAGGTTACAATGATATTAATACTGATACTGTGTGGAAAACATAATTAACACTGCCAATAACATCAAGCTCATCAATGTAGCTGATAAATTGTACTCACCCAGAATTTTATGAGGAAGAATGAATTCTGGGGACCTTTTCCATACAGCTCCTTCAGTCCGCCTTTCTTTTCTGGAAATTTGTCATAAATCTGACGAATGTCCACTGACTCCAGCAGGGCATCGCTGTAGGAATGATTTGTCTGTCCGATATGTACAAATAGGTGCTTGTTGTACTGAAAGAATAAAACAGTATTAGAAACATACTTTAGTTTTTACTTCTTTTGgctaaaatcaaaatgacacAACCTAAAATTTTAAAGTCCATCCAGTCTGAATTTTAACATTAGACCCTTGCATGaaattacataaacatgaactttaAGTGTTGCATAACAATATCCAGACATAGAGAAGCTGAAATAAACTGAGCCAATTCTGACAAATAACAACCATACTAAGCAAGTGGTAGCTAGAATTAGTGAACAACACACTCTGATGAGGGGAAATAACTCTATGCCACATTGCTGCCTGCAGCaggtttttatttcatgatgCATAGATCTGGTAATATCATTCTGCTTCACTAAAGCCAAAAACCAAACTGATCCCCTCATTTTTATTAAGTAAGCCAAGCCAGGAATGCCAGACTGCTTCACCCAAATTTCAAACAGCTTAAGATGTGACTTTATTATAGGAGACAAAGCTGTGAAACCACAAATTCTGACCAAACTAAGTCTTAAATTAGGCAAAACCACACTGTAATTCATTTTCTCTAAAGCTAATGGCAGATGAGCATAATTCAGTCTTCACTCAGGTGTGAAGCAATATTTCTGTATCCAAGGCAACTACAACCAACCTAAACTGATAATATGGTGTGAAAGTTAAGTGCACtgttaataaaagaaaaaaagtttattcTAGTCCTCAACCTTTTCAGCTGAGaatattttgatttgtttgtggtCTGTTAAACCTCAAACCCGTGatgcacagagaaaagcagaaagagaagcagcaaataagagaaaaacatttgattttcagAGGTTTTGTGCCCTCGTCGTGACTCTATGAGACCCAGTCATGTGGCGCTGCACTTCAGTTTAAAAGCTCACAGAGCAGCCTCTCCAGCATATCGCCTTCAGGGCAAATGCAACAATTTCAGGCATTAAGCTGAATGTAAGACTAATGGCTGTTGTCATACGGTataaaaaacaagagagagtgcccaagattttaaaaaatgctaaaGCAAACAAGAAATGTGAGGGAGAGACTTGAAGCTGCTGATTTGTCAACTCACACTGAGTGAGTCTGTGGATCATCAAGTCTGCAGCTTAAATATAGTTTTGGCATGCCTTTTAAGGAACTGATTAATATACAATCCATTATTTCTGCAGGTTTTCATGCTGTGTCCCTACAGGCCAGGCTTCTCCCCTCTCAGCTTGTTTTGGCCTCCCCTCAGCTGACTCTCTGCCTGGGAAAATGTCCCAGTGTATTCATAGAGGAAAGGACTGAATGATAAGAGGTGGGAATGAACACCACCAGATAGTGATATTTCATGCTTTAGAATTATGCTCCATTCACCGAGTCTGGGTCTCTCTGTTGCTCTAGGAAGGCGGAGAACTCCACCAGTCGGAGTTTAGATGTACCGATGGAGCGGCCCTGCCATGCTGGCGCCGTGGGAGCCGGAGCTGCTGTTTGCTCATAACCTGCAGTAACACCACAATCATAAAAGATTCATCCACAGTATGCCACGAATGTGCTCAGTTTAAGGTACTTTAACAAATAAATCCCTTGTGTCATATTGGTGACATTGTCTGAGAGGTTTTAGGGACTTCTGGTGGGAGTCAGGTTTAGGTTCAGGTTTGTCCTGATTTGTTACTGACTATAAGACTCATTACTCCTTGcctcacaataaaaaaaataaataaaaaaaaacagcacacaatTTATGTGTAAATTGCAACTGTACCTGGCCTTGAGACAAGTTTTTTTAGGCCACTCTTTACCAAACATTTGCACTGATTTGCTCCTAACTTGTACATTTGTGGGATTCAgcattattttcttattttgaagtTATTTGTTATTAAGAGCAAAGTACACAACTGGTCGGATCTCAAACCAATACACAGACATACTTCTATTGTTTGTGGCAAGTTCTAGGcaagaagcaggaaaaaaaaaaaaaaaaaaaaaagactacaaaAAATTCCAACAATTTTTAATCACATCACATCGGCGTTCTACTAATAACAAAGAATAGCCTTGTGATTTATTTGATATAAGATGCCATCACTCTTACACAGTGTaaaataacattgttttttgattttaaaacaattCTATTTTTACTTTGACACAGGAGCGCTCATCTGATTTAAAATCCAtcctaaatttaaaaaaataaactttacatGAGTAAGAATAATTCATCCAATCATTCATCCAATTTTTATGagttttaagagaaaaaagaacCGCATTGATTACTACCTTCTGGTTGATAATatctgaaaaacataaaattctTACAATCTTCAACAGATCTTCAAATCCCAACATTAACTTTACTCCTCCCTCCTGAGCTCCGCTGTAGATAAGGTGCTCTGGGGGAAATGTAGGTGGGTTCAAAGTATCAAAAACGGCTTTTATTGTTGCTGCTATCTCTCAAGCATTTTAACCTCTCTTTGTCAACATATTTGTTTCACAGCAAGATGATCTGCCAATTTTCACAGTTAAGATTAAAAGAACAGATTTTACAACTCCTCATCGGAGGTTACAAACAGCTTTATACCAAGCAAATATACATGTGGAGATAGAGTGAGCTTGAATACACCACAGTgaacaacattttacattttcatattacTAGACAAAAGATTAGTGTGGAGATGAGAAGTtgcctttaaaaaacaaaatcagattCAGCAAACAATTGTAGAAAGTGTGATGCccatttttggtcatttttcctTGAAAGTTTTTAATTCAGGTAAATTCTCACTTGAAATGGCTGTGGTGACTGCTGGCTGGATGGGATAGGCTTGCTGGGTGAAAGGCTTTATACTAGAAAAGAGAATGACAGACtcataataaaaaacatttcaatggCACAATATAATGAATTTATTATTCTCATTAAATATGACACTTACTCTTGTGAGGATCCTGGCTGACCAGTCGATATCATACCCTGCCACAACTAGAGAATCAGATGTATAAATAGACAACAAAGAATAAACAACATCCAATTGTGAGCAGCTGTAAGCAACAAGATCAAAATGCTTCGCTCCATGTTTAGTGGATGTAGTTATCTTGACTACCACTCCTTTTGATCATGTGCTTATCTGATAGGGGCAGTTGTGCAAAGCTGTGGTGTGTAATGAGATTTGGCCCCGGTGTCTGTGTGGTTGGCCTCATGGCTGCCCTGGGTGAAGCTGGACAGGACGGATCAATAGTGGGGTGCTGACAAGGGTCTTACCCCTGCTCCAGGGAAGGCTGGGCGCGGGATGCCTGGCAGTCCAAGCTTGTTGTGAATAGCCGTGGCGGAGACGATCTGAGCCGAGGACATGGAGGCCATGCTCTGGAGCGCTTTGTCCTTCACTGCTTGGTCCTTTAACAGCAGTCACAAAGAGCTTAGCACTCACACAGAAGGGGGAGGTGGAGTGTGCTGCAGAGGTAGCAACAACACACtccaaaaaacacactgacagcaccaaTGACCTCTCTCACAACAGTAAACAGCAAGCAGGTTAAAAGATTACGTATCTACATTGCTGTATATGCGTAGGCTTTTTTAAAAGGAATGTGTCAAACAATGACAACTGAATTCCAATATACAATGGTGAGCAGTGGTATGCACTTAGACGAAAGTTTGCTTGTTGACTAATCTACCACTAAAATACTTTCAAAAAACTAATTCTGTAGCACTTCTACCAAGGCTGCATTAGTCTGCACATCAAAACACATCTAAACATTGTGAAGAATTTCTCTGGTAAAAACTGAAGGACAACAATCCCACTTGGTTAAGAGTCTTTCACAGATCcagtcagtttgttttctttaatctttGAACAAGAAGTTTTGAAATGATCTGGATGTATCTACATCAGTAGTAAATGGCCATGCTTAATCATTGGAACAGTAATCCACAGAGAATAACAAAAGCCAGCAGAAGCGCACTACACATTGCATGTTTGTTAATGTGCATTCAAGTTATCTAAATTCATACGGAACCTGCTAAAGTCATTCTTGGGCAACCAATACACACTAGCAAACCCATGCAGACTCACAGGAGGCAGAAGCTAAAGGCACACATGCTGGCAACAAATGCTGGTGGAGCAGAAACTATAGTATGATAATAGTTTTgatgacacaaagacacaccaataaactgagaaaaacactgGGCAGCAGCTAATGTGTCGCTATGGCAGGAGCGCAAATACAAAACGAGCAGCTGAAGGACAAGGCAGCTCCTATTAAAAGCagagacaacaaaaaaaatacttacCATACTTGTAACctaaatgcaaacaaacatggTTTTATTGTAAATTTCTAATGAATTTACTACAAGTAATTCTTTAAACTGCTAAAAGTACGAGATATGGAAGAAAAAACTTTCTGTTACAGCTCCACACATCAATAAAACCCATTCtactttcatttgaaaacaagCAGCCTTCTTCACACAGTACAACATATGTGCAATGGAAACTCAATGACAAACAATTATGaaatttgtattttcaaattatCTTTGGTGGGGGTCTTGCTCTCTATAATTTTCACTATCTGATCAGAAGTCATCACTCGAGACAAAACAACTGAGCAGGAACGTAATGACTGTTCTTTCACTAAAATACCATCGACGAGACAAGAAACAGCAGGTTTTCATTGATGCCCCCTTAAATGAAGGGCACTCTTGTATTTCTCTTTGCCCCTGAACTCTAATTTactttaaatgagaaaagacagGGATTCATACAAAAGCTGTCTGTTTTTCGTCAGACAGCCGCCTGTGCCCTTGAAAGACCAGGCATTCATGTGGCTAGCTGCCTATCTGACTCTGTTTCtcaacatagacacacacacacacacacacacacacacacagattaatgaGGGGTCATTAATTTGTGTTGAGTACTGGGAGTGGAGGAAAGTGTGAAAGTCAAAATGTAGTCGGGTCcccaagaaaaaaagaaaacggcACATGGGTGGAGTATCCTTTTGATACACAAGCATTACTTCATAAAATACCTTCAATTACAGGTCAGTATTATTCAAGATAACTTCTTTCACAatgcttttcttctgttttaatcTGCCGTTCTGAAAAGCTTTCTTCAGTGATTTTAACGCTCTGAAATGACAACATCTGAACTGGGAGGAAGGAAAGCGACTGTCAGCCATGGCATTGTGACAGCCTGGAGTTATCAACAGATTGAAGGGAGaacaagagagcagagagggcaTTTCAGAGACAGCCAGCCGCCATCAGACCGATTTCCTCGGACCTTCAGCTCTCAGCCACTCACCAACAGCCAACGGCAGCATGCTTCCCAACATTTACACACTGTGATTCTAGTTTTCCTAAATTATTACAAATATGCATTGAGTACAAATTAAAGCCTGGCAAGTAAATAAACCAGGCTGATTAAATTGAATGTACAATAATATCTTAGACTGCGATGATTTGCGATCTCCTGACTCCTGACCTTTTCTTGTGCTAATTTAcagttttgagtgaaatatctccaaAAAACATTGGATAGATTGTCATGAAATCTGGCTCACAGCCCTGCACagccgctagcatggctgtagactcttgcTATTGTTTAACTGTAAAAGGTCTCGCTCAGAACCGTATCTTGCCTGcagttctttaaaaaacaaatttaaggGCTGTTTAAGCATTTTTTGTATGTTATTTGCCAATATATAGTTTAGATTTCTTAACTCTCAATATCAGTATCTGCCTCAATAATCCAGCATCCGTCAGGCTCTACAGGCTCTTGTTTGTATAATTCATAAACAGTAGCATTTACGGTGGCATGCTTGGTATTCATCCAttttataatttgttttaatggaaataaaaaacGAAGTGTCTTCACTATTTTAACACTTATGTCATGGATACAATAAACAGCCTCTTTCAAAGCAAAAGCCCGTAATGAAAAGTGAATAAAGGCAGATGAAACCAGGTAGACAGGACAGCGACAGCATGTCTGAGTGTGGGTGAGAGATGGACTGAGAAGGTGGAGGGGGGTTAGAAAATCTGAAGAGACTACAGTCAGCGGAGGATTTGGGTTAGGGAGAATCAGAGCACCAGGCATTCACTCTGTCACCACGGGAAACAGGAAGTTAAGACGCACAGCAACCAACAAGCCCAAAAGCAGAGAAGCGCATACCTTTAGCTTGGAATGAAACTCACGAGATTTCCTTCTGGCAAGAACCTGAATGTGACTAGACACCTGCGGGgtaggggaggggaggaaaacaaaggaaGAGCCTGTAACCATGGCAATGAAAAGCCCCCTGCAACTGGGCAAAGCCAGACGTACCTTAATGGCAGCTTGGATTTCTCGAACTTTCTTTCTTGCTAAGACCTGTATGTGACTAGACACCtccattttgaaaaaaaaaaaaaagagaaaatggaaaataaaaagtggattatacatttctttgtttaaaGAACACTTGAAGAAGATAAGATGCACAACAGAAGCATCTCCAAACCACACACCAAGCTAACAGCTAATAAAGCGTTatgctgtgtgttgttgtcacTTAAGTGAACTGATTAAGGAGGATGCAGGCCCCTTTAGCACAGATTAAGAGCACCCAGATGTGATCTGCTGTGTGCTGAATGAGAATTGGCTAGTCTAGTATTCTTACGGGAGCTGGGCAAAGCATTTCACCAGCCAAGTTTACCCCTGACTGTCCACACAGttcaaaattatttaatattctcACATGAAACATTCAGTGGTGCAAGTAGCAGTTTGAAAGAGAAGTACTGTGTGTTGATAATAAGTTTGAGGGGTGGATTTATGTTCTCCACGGACACCATCTTCTAAGATGTTAGTTaactagagctgaaacaattagtcagcTAATTGATCAGCAGAAAATACCATTTTATTAATCAATGTCCATCATTTTTCAACCAAAACTGTGTAACATTGTATGTTCTTAGCTCCAATGTGAGGACTTTTGATAATTTATGTCATTGCAACTCCAacatctttggattttggactaTTGGTTCgccaaaacatttaaagacatcACCGTGGGCTCAGAGAGACTGTACTGGGCATTTTATCactattttctgccattttcttTAGACAAAACAGTCAACAGttttcaattaattgattacTAGTTTAGGCTATTaatgtcagaaaacactgaatgatgTCAACCATAATTTTCCAAAAGCTCCAATTGACAAActtaaacagcttgttttgtccaacagtCCCAAATCCAAAGGTTCTGAGTGTGCTACCATGAACAACTCTTGCTGGTTTACAAACAAATAAGCTTAAAAAGGGCTTAAACAATTATTCAATATATCAATTCACCATTTCTGCAACAATGACAATACTCCTTAGCTGCCATAAATACCACAGCAACTGCACACACATCATGTATTTAAGCCgacaacagaaatgtgtttgttggtgtAGCTGTGAGTAAACAACTCTCTTTCTCACCCTGACTGTGTGTCGAAGAGAAGagtcacagacagagaaaccaaACGGCCTCTCTGGTCCCGACTGATCAATTCACACACAGTGATCGAATGTCACTGTAGTCACAGGCttgtttgtcattgtcattCAAGTCAGTGGTCACACGGGGGTTCATTGTAAAAAATGAAAGGCTACCTTTTacataaaatgttgaaatattgtATCTAAAAGCtattttaaaaaaggtaaaattgAAGTATCAGTTTCTTCTTCACAAACCTACAACAACTACATATGTGTGTGCTATTAAGTCTGAGTTAAGAATGACAATTCTGGGAACGTCATAATCCAGGGACATCTGTTCATACAGCACAGCAGTGAGAGGGGACTTCACGGCTAAGCACTGTGTTATTCTCTGTCTGGCTGCGTTtgtctcctgcagaaacaaaggCAAGAGTCTGCACGCATTTAGATTTGAAAGCCGTCCGACGCTCATGCAGACGTCTCCTGTCTCGTCTTACCTGCTTCCGAGTCCTCGTCTTCCCGGTCCGAAGTTTGATGTATCTGGCTATCAGCTCATTACGACCTGCGtgaacaggaaaaagaaaaatgtgttaagaatatcaaataaaaaaaaactcagaatATTAAGAGAGAAGTGCACGTTTGTTTTCAAGAAATTTAGAAAAGGTACAGAAAAACCTCATGTAAGCATCAGGTATGCAgaatcagtgtgtgagtgtgtgaaagtgtcTGTGTTGTAGAGTTTAGTTGCTCATGGATAAAGCTGTTTttaacaccaaaacacaaaacatgttgaGCAGTACATTTGAGTTTAGGCTTAACAGCAAACAAATCACttccaccaacaacaacaaaaaaaaagcagctgtttgtAAAAACAGCCACTTTAGTAGTGCTGCTTTGTCCTTCCTTGGTGGGTTTGTAagatatttatcattttcacagtTGGTTAAGTCTCCTGTGAAAGCTCTGACTACAACGTGGGATGCAGAATGTGTGCTACAGTTAAAAAAACATAAGTtagacattttctgtttatttttaagCCTGCAAATACCTTTGAACATCTTATATATTCATACTTTTCAATTAAGTAGTCGAGGAATCATACACGAAGCTGAAAACTCCACCTGGCTTAATAATCGGAATCATATTTCCAGTGTTTCA is a window of Pempheris klunzingeri isolate RE-2024b chromosome 1, fPemKlu1.hap1, whole genome shotgun sequence DNA encoding:
- the tead1b gene encoding transcriptional enhancer factor TEF-1 isoform X2, whose amino-acid sequence is MERMSDSADKPVDNDAEGVWSPDIEQSFQEALAIYPPCGRRKIILSDEGKMYGRNELIARYIKLRTGKTRTRKQVSSHIQVLARKKVREIQAAIKVSSHIQVLARRKSREFHSKLKVTSMDQAVKDKALQSMASMSSAQIVSATAIHNKLGLPGIPRPAFPGAGLWQGMISTGQPGSSQDIKPFTQQAYPIQPAVTTAISSYEQTAAPAPTAPAWQGRSIGTSKLRLVEFSAFLEQQRDPDSYNKHLFVHIGQTNHSYSDALLESVDIRQIYDKFPEKKGGLKELYGKGPQNSFFLIKFWADLNCNIQDDTGSFYGVTSQYESSENMTITCSTKVCSFGKQVVEKVETEYARFENGRFVYRISRSPMCEYMINFIHKLKHLPEKYMMNSVLENFTILLVVTNRDTQETLLCMACVFEVSNSEHGAQHHIYRLVKE
- the tead1b gene encoding transcriptional enhancer factor TEF-1 isoform X5 produces the protein MERMSDSADKPVDNDAEGVWSPDIEQSFQEALAIYPPCGRRKIILSDEGKMYGRNELIARYIKLRTGKTRTRKQVSSHIQVLARRKSREFHSKLKDQAVKDKALQSMASMSSAQIVSATAIHNKLGLPGIPRPAFPGAGLWQGMISTGQPGSSQDIKPFTQQAYPIQPAVTTAISSYEQTAAPAPTAPAWQGRSIGTSKLRLVEFSAFLEQQRDPDSYNKHLFVHIGQTNHSYSDALLESVDIRQIYDKFPEKKGGLKELYGKGPQNSFFLIKFWADLNCNIQDDTGSFYGVTSQYESSENMTITCSTKVCSFGKQVVEKVETEYARFENGRFVYRISRSPMCEYMINFIHKLKHLPEKYMMNSVLENFTILLVVTNRDTQETLLCMACVFEVSNSEHGAQHHIYRLVKE
- the tead1b gene encoding transcriptional enhancer factor TEF-1 isoform X4 codes for the protein MERMSDSADKPVDNDAEGVWSPDIEQSFQEALAIYPPCGRRKIILSDEGKMYGRNELIARYIKLRTGKTRTRKQVSSHIQVLARRKSREFHSKLKVTSMDQAVKDKALQSMASMSSAQIVSATAIHNKLGLPGIPRPAFPGAGLWQGMISTGQPGSSQDIKPFTQQAYPIQPAVTTAISSYEQTAAPAPTAPAWQGRSIGTSKLRLVEFSAFLEQQRDPDSYNKHLFVHIGQTNHSYSDALLESVDIRQIYDKFPEKKGGLKELYGKGPQNSFFLIKFWADLNCNIQDDTGSFYGVTSQYESSENMTITCSTKVCSFGKQVVEKVETEYARFENGRFVYRISRSPMCEYMINFIHKLKHLPEKYMMNSVLENFTILLVVTNRDTQETLLCMACVFEVSNSEHGAQHHIYRLVKE
- the tead1b gene encoding transcriptional enhancer factor TEF-1 isoform X3, producing the protein MERMSDSADKPVDNDAEGVWSPDIEQSFQEALAIYPPCGRRKIILSDEGKMYGRNELIARYIKLRTGKTRTRKQVSSHIQVLARKKVREIQAAIKVSSHIQVLARRKSREFHSKLKDQAVKDKALQSMASMSSAQIVSATAIHNKLGLPGIPRPAFPGAGLWQGMISTGQPGSSQDIKPFTQQAYPIQPAVTTAISSYEQTAAPAPTAPAWQGRSIGTSKLRLVEFSAFLEQQRDPDSYNKHLFVHIGQTNHSYSDALLESVDIRQIYDKFPEKKGGLKELYGKGPQNSFFLIKFWADLNCNIQDDTGSFYGVTSQYESSENMTITCSTKVCSFGKQVVEKVETEYARFENGRFVYRISRSPMCEYMINFIHKLKHLPEKYMMNSVLENFTILLVVTNRDTQETLLCMACVFEVSNSEHGAQHHIYRLVKE
- the tead1b gene encoding transcriptional enhancer factor TEF-1 isoform X1, with the translated sequence MERMSDSADKPVDNDAEGVWSPDIEQSFQEALAIYPPCGRRKIILSDEGKMYGRNELIARYIKLRTGKTRTRKQVSSHIQVLARKKVREIQAAIKVRLALPSCRGLFIAMVTGSSFVFLPSPTPQVSSHIQVLARRKSREFHSKLKVTSMDQAVKDKALQSMASMSSAQIVSATAIHNKLGLPGIPRPAFPGAGLWQGMISTGQPGSSQDIKPFTQQAYPIQPAVTTAISSYEQTAAPAPTAPAWQGRSIGTSKLRLVEFSAFLEQQRDPDSYNKHLFVHIGQTNHSYSDALLESVDIRQIYDKFPEKKGGLKELYGKGPQNSFFLIKFWADLNCNIQDDTGSFYGVTSQYESSENMTITCSTKVCSFGKQVVEKVETEYARFENGRFVYRISRSPMCEYMINFIHKLKHLPEKYMMNSVLENFTILLVVTNRDTQETLLCMACVFEVSNSEHGAQHHIYRLVKE